The following is a genomic window from Nicotiana tabacum cultivar K326 chromosome 3, ASM71507v2, whole genome shotgun sequence.
aataaacgagaagAGCCTCGCCTAATAAGttgcaaactgcggggccctcaataggtGCTTATGATAAACACTTTGGTTTCGGGATATGCCGTCTAAGCAAATTTCGCGGCAttctcaaaaataataatgcgttagcatctttaggcgcgtatttaataatgttacctccctaaactcgagtgcacatttatgtgactcaaatccaaatctcaacggagtcgaaatgtgtcgataaccacgggtacattgatgtgacgtggttcgagatacgttctCACAACGttgtaattctctgttaaaataataatgataataataaaagcggttaaaagttaaaatttgcgcatagtttcataattgtataaaaatcagataattaagccgaatatgatagttgagcgaccgtgctagaaccacggaactcgggaatgcctaacaccttctcccgggttaacagaattccttactcgaatttctggttcgcagactgtaatatagagtcaatcttttcctcgattcgggattcaaccggtgactcgggacaccataaatctcccgaGTGGCGACtatgaatctttaaataaaatcccattttcgattgtcctttaattggaaaaactcccttttacgcccctttgcggggtgtaggtgaaaaaggaggtgtgacattaccCCCTATGGCTTTATTCTGACCACGATTCAGGATAGGTTCAATGTGCCTCTGAATAAATGGGAAATGGCCTCAAGTAAGGATCATTTTGGCATTAACACTCTGATTTCTTGTAACTACTTAGTCAGTGCCGTcccaaatgaacctggttcatccaagaagactcCTATCAACAGCAAAGTCAGGGCTCTGGTTCAGGAATGTGAAGCCAAGGATGCTGAAATAGCTAGGCTCAAGGCTCGGGTGGCAGAGGTGgaatctgagagggatgctctcagaaTTGAGCTtaccaaagaaaaggagaagaatgatggaattcttcataatatgttgaatcttctccaagcccaaaaccaaccctctagctcctccaagccttaggaatCCTAACTTTTGTCTCCTGATCCTGTCTAGTACCttcagtgacccagattagggatttttcaatctttttgctcatattttaaatgttttttgttttctggttgtggattgtggtagcaacatatctctatcaatgatatctactgttttttGATCTTGTTCAATGTTAAcctttccttgatagtttaaatatgtttacttgattactgatgattaaaccatgattgcacttgcagttgccccagtggccatgagtacttttTAGAATCTGGGACTCACActttgtatgcaacttttcgatgatgccaaaagggggaagaaatattgtgctttacacattctgaaataagtgatatttataacctaattaacctggtccttgatgacaAGTGAATTTTCTACACTTTgtattgatggttaagctgagttcttacaggatcaaaataagtaaaaaagcacagagtttgtcatcatcaaaaaaggaaaatttattggcccaagaacaggtgaagttttgaagattgacaaaataactcagacatggaccaggtccatcttgtgaagcacagtcatgatcaacctgtacatgtgagatgcacgtgaaggagataaatatAACTGATCAAGAAgaaatatctcctgatctgatcgaaaagattgcatattggataaggagagaaagactccttacatgaagagaacacagtttaggatgaagatagtgttagagtttgagatcatcatgaacGCTTCTACGATAGAAAAGTAGCAATTGAATCCCAATCAAACTCtaattactaacctattaaatgtcagtgttgttctcttttacaggtaatgcacataagcagaagttaaacttaaattgagagcaaaagagcaagacgattttgcaagcaatttatgtgtgatttgagtgtgcaatcctgaagctacttgaacgagatagaagaaccagttccaaatgtctatcttttattctagttcaattgtagtaggagattttacattgtacctttcagctttcatagaagcaattgtattaagTACCTacagtgttcaagttagagttaacttgaagttgttgcaacagttgaggctgtttgccacaacgggattagagttaatccttaggtttacaaagagttttgtaaatgttgttttggctcagtgattttagtggaagtttggaaaaattctactgagtagtaggtcgtgactttttttaccttttgagtcatgtgttttccacataaaaatctccgtgttctttattttctgtatttattattctgcaaacagtagtagttagaacacctagaagaaccaagTTCTTCTATAGAGtagttaagcaaaaattgggtactacacaaatcacccctcttgtgtggtattgatgcTTGAAACATCAACCTAGGAATTTGAAATAGAAGGAAAGAaccgaaaaaagaaaagaaagttagGAGAAGACCAAAATTGCCGGGTATGGATTTTACGGGAATATTGAAAGGGAAAAAGGGGGTGTCTTAATCGGCAAgaaattttgaaggaaaatggtatctttgattgatttatgacttttttatttcaaattttgagCCACTAAAATGCTAGtactacaaaataaaataatatataggaatattaggaaaaaaattaaataaaataataaataaattgatgCCATGGTGTTAAATATGACATAATACTAATATTGagcaaataaaattattttaaaaatgattCGCTAAACTTATGGATGATGTTTTACTAATTAAAAAAGTTTGAGCATGTGCTAACAAAATAAGAGTTAAAACTTAAATGCAATGCAAAAAGGTGACattttggagaaagaatattatttagttaattaaaataaaagtagCTAGTGAAATAATTTTTTCTTGTAATACCAAAATGACAATAATAGTCGCAATAATGAGGATAATTATAATAGTAATTATAATCATAGCTGAACACATATATAAGTTAATTCATTTATAATATAAGTGGTTTAGGAGATCAAGAAAATAAATTAGAAGAATAGAGAGACCAAATTGGGTGTGCACACCAGGCATTAGAGGTAGCTGGATACACCTACCGGAGCACACAGGATTCAGACATCTTCCGGGACTGCAAGAACAACCATTTTCTTACGCTCGGGGTCCAGGCTTGGTGTGGGAAATTGATTCACCATTCTTGGGCTAGAACTCGGTCCACTAGCTCCCGAGGGAACGTCCTTCTTCGGGATCTCCAGGTGACCCAGCCTAGAGAAATCCTCCAATGTAGACATGTCCCATGCCATCGAAGAAGGAGTGGAGGGGATCATCTGCACTCTGTACTCCTTCGCTTGACTTTTCTTTGCACGCTTGGGCCTCTTCGAGCATGGACTCAGTATAGGAGGGTGTCTCGATGATGTCGATCACACTGGTCGCCTCCTTCAGAATGAGAACAGCTTCCTGGGAGGTCACAACCTCCATCTCCCCTCGGCTTCCCAGGTCGGAAGGGATCAGCCTCGTGGCCCCCTTTCTTGGTCGTTGCATGATCCCCGGTGGGGGTTGATCCATGGAAAACGAAGATTTCATCTTCTTCGGGCTCATCCTTGAGCCGGTAGACAAAGTCAAGGTTTGATACCCTGGACTTGGTATTCTTCTTGGGCTTCCGGACCGGGGTGGTCGCCCTCTTTTTCTCTTTGCCTAGGGATCCGGGGAACCCCAGgactttcttttcctcttcttctcctttttcacGGCATTCCCAAGCTGTTCTGAATTGGAGGTCTCAGCAGTTAAGGAAGTATCCTCATCCCCGTCCAGCGACCTAAGTTCGGTGGTCTCAAGCAGACCTATAAGAGAAGAGAAATGGTTAGCATTATGTATGTTGGGGACGTAGTGGCAACTATAAGGGGAAGAACATCACCATGAGAATGGGACTCTCATTTGCCTTTCGAAAGTTTGCGCTATGTGCGCTCGGAGTATGGCATCTGCATACAAATCCCTTCGATTCACTCCTTGAACCGAGGGATTGCATTAGGAACTTGGGCAACAGCTGCACGACTGTAAATACAGGCAATGAgagaaagaattaaaagaagttaATACTTAGGGAAGATGAAACTTACGGGTTGCGTTCCATTGCTCGGGGAACGGCATGAACTCGAGAGGGATCACGTCTTCGATTTTCACCCCAACAAACCTCCCATGCCAGCCTCGGTCTCGATCCTCGTCGATGCTTAAGAAGGTGGCCTTGCTTGCTCGACGAACGAGCTTGATCAGCCCCTTGGAAAATTTGAGGACTATACAGACAAAGTAGGTGGTCGAGGATGAACCAAGGAGATTCGGTGTTGTTCACAAAATGGCATtagaggatcacgatcctctagTATGACTAGTGGATTTGTCCAAGATATACCTTGTACCTCTTAAAAAAAGCTAAGATTACGGAGTTAACCAGACCTAGCGTGGAGgagtaagtatacacacttaaatacctccacgtgggtagtaatatCGACATTAGGGTCTGGTACAATCACATCTTTACCTTCCCACTTATAGTCCTCTCGAACTATGGAAAGGGTATCTTCAGTGACGgagcatatgtatctccatgCTCTCTCGCCCCGGTTTTGCTGAATAGAGGCTTTCTCAACCTTGAAATCTTCCCCGATGGAGCAACCCTCGGGTATAAAGCTCTTCATAGGGGGGCTCTGGAGCCACCTTGGGGGTGGCCACCTCGGCATTTACGGCCGGGTGGGAAGATGAAGGGGCAATCTATTGAGgcactgacttgaaagttttagccttcGTGATATGGGAAAATATGAAGATTTAAAGggaaatatgaagatttgaagaagtagTATGAGGGCTTGAAGGtgggatgaagatatgaagatctGGGCTGGAAAtctaagaacaaatatgaaggtttgaaaatcagagatgaagatatgaaggctCAAGAAGTAGggtatgaaaatttgaaaaagttAAAAGCTATTAGAAAATTCGAAGGTAAAAGCTAGGATCGGAAAGTGAAAGAAGTATAAAAGGTCGAAGCTTTTACAAGGGAAAAAGCAATCAATGGGCGACATTTCACATTCGAAGATAACCAGTCGATAACCGACATGTGTCCGAAGTCAAAACAACGCGACTGGTGGGACGTTTTGACTTACCTGTCATCTCAGTTACAACGTACGAGGAAAGAAATCGGGGCTCATATTTTCGTTTCCCATTGACCGCGAACCTACTCTCTGAAAAGCGAGGGgattatctgtatacgggtaaaatcaaGGGTAATGCATGCCCCCATTTCCCAGTGAGAATACGGAAGGAGGGCACGAACACACGGGGTTGAAATCGAGGTTGGGAACCTTTCGTACAGAGACCCATGAAAGATGAACAATGGGCTCATCGTCGGGCGTGATAAAACAATGCTCCCTGAACGAGCTATAGGACCTCGGGAGATATGGCAAATGGTTATGCACGACTAATAGAGGGTCGTAATATCCGTACTTAACCGGATATCACGATGCAGATCTCGCCCGGTGTCCGTTACGGATCAGTAATTCACGAGAAAGGTAGATTTTACCTTTTTTACaattgtactagggatgaaactctcctactatataaaagggaatTTCTTTATATGATAAAACTGATTGTAACACGTATACCAAGGCAATACAAATTCATTTTCTGCTTTCTAGCTATTGCAAAGTTGTTACTTTACTGTTGCTCTTCATTCACAATTGGCTTCGAACCAAGGGTCCGACCGAGGATAAAACTACTATCCAACCTAAGTTCGAGTTAGACCGTAACAttacaattggtttgattattCATTTTATCTTTAACTCGTTTATTTAATATTCATGATTATTTTTGTTGAATCTATTCACATAAccttaaaaccacgtataaatttaattgttatccgttttaagggtaaacagaaATATTGAAGTAGTTATTTCATGATGAAACAAAATTATGTCCTCGCAAAACAGAGGTCAGTGTCCCAGGGAGTACATAAGTGCTTCCTACATCCACTAATAAATACTTTCGTCGTGATATAAAATGCAAGAGTGTGATGGGGCCAACCGGCGAAGTGTTTGTATGATTTATGTGGAGTATTGGGCCTTGATGATTTTGGTTTGTTAGATGGCCCTGCATTTAAATTTGGATGCTCTTTCTCGTCGCCTTTTTACATAATCGTACATGGAGTGGCAAAAACCGAAAGAATGACACTACTATTGCCTTCATTTGTGGGACGTGAATGCCATTATATTTGTGTAATCTTTTAACCATATTCATTGAATTCCGGGAGATCCAACAGGTAGTAGGTGAATGTCACTGCTTATTTATGTCACGAGGTTAATTGTTTCCTAAAATTTATCTATATACTGAATATCTGAGGCTTTAATTTTGGAATGAAAGTGGGTGTTCAAAAACAAAGGGAATTAGATTTTTTAGGCAAATATGAGACAAACTTCAGTTGGATTAAGTATATTAGTCGTTTTTCAGTGTGTAGTTAGAACGAGGAAAGTAGAGAGGCATGTAACGTGGAGTAGCCATTAGGCACATGCTCTGTCCAAGGTACTACTATGAATCTGCAGAATTCTCAAGAGTCCTTCATGTGATCTTGGATTTATTGATTTCTTAAAATCCCAGGTCCCCCGTGGGCCGTCTTCAACATAAAGAAACAGTTTACTACTTTAATTTGTTGTTGTGGTGGTAGTCGTGATCATATATGGATCATTTCCGTACCCTTGAAACAAAACAGATCCAAATTATTATATCTCTGCACAACATGTCTACGCCCCAATGATCAACAATTGTAAGATATTTTGAGGTTCAGACTCGATTTGTTGTAGGAAATGTTCAACAACTAgtatttctttcttatttcatcCTGCTCAACTTAGAGAAACTGTGTGGAGTTTTCTCTCTTTTCAGTATTCACAATCCATTAATGATTTGAAGGAGAAAACCTATTTCGCTACGAATTTAAGTGAGGACAAGTTCATGAAATCTTCCTTATGTTTATTTCCCAAAAGCATAAAGTCAACATAGTGCTCCCACATGCTTTTCCAAATACTACTCCATGTACTAACTTGTAGTAATGATCAACTTTTCTGTAAACAAGCGAGTCCAAAAAGACTATAAGTCATTTGGAATGGATGGAGTAATGAGTAAACATTTCTTAGGAAATAAGTGATGTTTGTTTATTATAGTGCAATAGATTATATCTATATTCAGGAAAGGGGAAATCTTAATTAATATGAAAACGTAGAACCTAACCTATTATTTCTAGCTTTCTTGTAATGGACTGGTTTGAATTATCACACTTCAAATAAAACTTTTTAGTAATTCCTCCTATCCACAATAAGTAATTTATTGGCCTTTGACACAccccttaagaaaatactaatttctagagaaaaaaaaatgttatTTTGAGTAAATTACCATTAATTAAAATTTGCATATTATTAACTTAACATATTGGgatatgtaaataagggcaaatattgaagaaaaaaataaaattaatttcttctctATTATGTAAAAAGATATTTACTATGGACCAAATTTAAAAGgccaaaaaattaattattatggaCCGGAGAGAGTAATTTTTATATCATTGGTGAGAATAGTCAAGCCTCCAATCTTGAAATCAAGCTGCAATACAGAAGTCAAAATAATACATTTCAATGCCGTCAAGGCGTCAACATTTATTATCGAAGGCAACTGCACTACTAGTGTTAAGAAAATACAGAAAATCGTTCACGAGAAAGAGGTCCTTGAATCATGGAGGAATGATTTTCATTCCTCTTTTTCTGGTGAAGTTGCTAAGCTCAAGAAACTCCACCATGAGCAATTATGATCATATCCTCAACTGTTCTAGTTCTGGTCATTTGCACTATCCAAACGGGACCAATAATCACTCATTATAATCATGGATCCCCTTTCTTTCCGCAACTGGTGGCACATGCTATTTGTTGCATAAATTAAATTGGTAGTCTGGTTCGGACTATGCTTCGCAAATCATATGATAGCATTGAATTGCTTTTCTAATGAAAAGAGCACTTGACTTTTAGTGCGGTTTAATACCCGCTCTGACATTTGATCCAAAAAAAAATCTATAGTGATTCCCCGCTTTCAAATCTTGGGTCCGCCTGGATCCACCATTTCCATTCCCCACCTCATTTTCAACCAAGTTAATTGCTGGTTATCCTATAGTTTACATGATCCCTGATATACCATTTCGGGCAATATGAGTCATCTCCCACTTGCTTCCAAGACTCAACAACGGTACCATACATTACTTGTGTAAAGATGAGTAAAATAAACAGTACTATATCCTACAGAGCAGTAAGAAAATATAATCCACATTTCACACAGTAATGCTAAATACGTTACTAAAAGTCGTGGCTTTCAAGATTTGCAGTTTCCTATTTGGACTTTTGTAAGGAGAATCATATGGGATTATGGGCTAACCGGGTTCGTTTGTCATTGGCTAGTTAATAACTCGTCTACTTGGAGGATAGTACTGCTCGTCAGTTAGATTCCACTAGAAGCACCAGACAAAATGCAGgaaaataatagaaaagaaaaagtggTCGGGGCAGGGAAGAAGATCGTAAAGTAATTTCTgtactttttcaaaattttagccAGTAATTTCGGATTAATTTCAAGTAATATCAAATTTTCAGTCATTTAATTTTCTCAGCAATTCACACATAACTCAGTTACTTTAACGTGATAAGTGACATGACAATAATAATATTATAACTTTACTATTATAGTCGTTAGAGGTCAATGACTATAGGAGCTATATAAATTCTCACTGACGGAGTGACCATGTTCCATACTTAAATTTATCTCCTGCCACCTCAAAATAAGAGAGATAGTGTTTTAAGTGAAAAGAATTTCAATTAAATAATAGGAGAACATACTCTTATTAAGTGCATGACCTATCTAATATATTCTACCAGTCTAATCTACTCAAACCGCATGAGGCAACTGTTTACAGCTACCCTAAATTCAATACACATCCAGTTTCCTAACCTCAATCATGTACATTATTTTCAAGTCTGGTAATCATAGAACACTTATGGGCATCTGGGGTCAGAGAAAAACTTTCTTGTTCACCTTCTTTTACATTCTTTTTGTCCCATATCAGTTAGAAGCTTGTCATCTGGTAGATAAAGTAGCATTGTTAGAATTCAAGCAAAAGATTACCTTTGATCCTTCAAAATTGTTTCAAACATGGACATCTACAACTGATTGCTGCAAATCTTGGGAAGGTATTGCTTGTGATTCCTTTGGCAGGGTTGTCAATGTATCTCGCCCTGGCCTTTCTTCAGGCGAAGACTTCATTATTGACACTTCAGTTTCTGGAACTCTTTCTCCTTCGCTGTCCAAACTCTCTTTTCTTGAATTGCTTGATCTTAGTAATCTCAAGGACTTGACAGGGCCGATTCCACCTGAATTTGGCAAGTTATCGCGCTTGAGTTACCTCTTTCTTGATACAAACAAGCTTTCGGGTTCTATACCTGTCACGTTTAAATATCTATATCAGCTGAAGAAGCTCTATCTCAGTGATAATACTCTTTCTGGTACTATTCCTTCAAATATTTTTGATGGTTTTCTTTCACTATCTGAACTTGGTCTTTCAGGAAACCAATTTTCAGGTCCAATACCATCTTCAATTGGGAATTTATTGTCATTGACCAAGCTTGATATGAGTCACAATAAGTTTTCTAGAAGCATTCCAGAAAGTATAGGAAAACTCAAGAATCTTGAATACATTGATTTGTCTGAAAATCAGTTATCTGGAAAGATTCCAAACTCAATTGGAAATCTTTCCAAATTAGTCCTGATGTATGTGAATCAAAACCAACTGAAAGGAAACATTCCTTCATCAATATCTGGTCTTAGCTCATTGATATTCTGCCGTTTATCAGAAAACCAGCTGAGTGGCAGTATCCCACCTTCTATTGGCagtcttccaaaaatccaaaggCTAATATTTGAGAACAACAAACTCAGTGGGAAACTTCCTGCAGCTCTTGGACATCTTGCAACTCTCACAGACATGTTCTTTTCCAATAATCTTTTTACAGGCAAAATCCcatcaagttttggcaatctacAAAGCCTCCAGACACTAGACTTGTCAAGAAATAAGCTAAGTGGTGAAATTCCTCATCAGCTTGTAAAACTAGTGAGGTTACAGGCATTGGATCTATCATATAATCCTCTGGGGCTTTCAAGAATACCAAATTGGTTTCAGAATCTAAAAGTGTTTCGGCTAATTTTAGCAAAGACTGGGATCAGAGGGCAGCTCCCTAGTTGGTTGGCTTCATCATCATGCTCAACACTTGATTTATCAAGCAATGGTTTGACTGGGAAATTACCTAAATGGATTGGAAATATGACCAGCCTTTCATTCTTGAATTTGTCGAATAACGCCTTTCATTTATCGATCCCTGATGAATTCAGGAACCTGTCACTGCTGATGGATCTAGATCTTCATTCCAATAAATTCTCAGGCAACTTGAGAGCAAttttttccaagaattttcaggATCCTCTTGGCCGCTACAATTCAATTAATCTTGCATACAACATGTTCAAGGGACCACTAGACAAAAACACTGGAAATGAACCAGTAATGACATCTATTGTGTCACTTAGTTTGTCACACAATCCATTGACAGGGCACATACCGAAATCATTTGGAAACTTGACAAGCTTGCAGGAGATTAAACTAGCAGAAAATGGACTATCAGGTGGAATTCCAAAAGAGCTTGGGAATGCCAAGGAACTGAAAACAATTTTACTTTCAAATAATGATTTGGAAGGTGCAATACCAGAAGAAGTTCTGAATCTGAAGGAGCTAGAGGAATTTAATGTGTCAGGAAATCGACTAAGCGGTCAAATCCCTCCCCATAAAGCCAATATTCCAAAGTCTGCATTTCAAGGAAATCATGGGCTGTGTGGAGCTCCTCTTCCTCCTTGTAAACACTCATAGTATCTGCTAAGAGGAAACCTTCAAAGAcaatattttcctcttttttatttatttttcattttcatcatttgatAGTTCACCTGTATGCATTGTATTTCAATTGTAGTCACTCAATACATGAGAATTAAATGTTATTCTGACCACCAGAGTATGTTtacttccttttgtttttttagGACAGATTCTAAGTTGGCATTAGGAGCCTAAAAAACAAATGGACAGATGCTCCTGTCCTTTTCCAGTTGGTATTTTGTTAACAGGGTATTGTATAAAATATGAAACAGTGTTGTTATTCTCTTTGGTTACCAAATAGAGTTACCTTTTGTCTTTATGACTTTTCAGATAACATCCAGTTCCTTTTAAGCAGTTTTActcatactccctccgtttcaaattagatgaggtacttaTAAGTATTTTTTAAGAGCAAGCATACTGGAATGTACAGACAGAAAATGAATGTCAGATTCGCACTTACTGGGGAAATACTTTTACTACTCAACAAGATTAGAGTTCAACTACACTTCTATGCTGGTATTCAATAAAAACAAACCAACTTTTTCCGCGACAACAACAATGACAAACACAGTGTAATCTCATTAAGTGAGATgtggggagggtaatgggtaggcATACCTTACCCCTAGCCTGCGCAAGTAGAAAGGCTTCTacctgtttccgatagaccctcggctcaaggaagGATGAAAAAGAAGCAGTAGCAACAAACAATAATAACAGCAAAATAGCAAGAAAGCCGAAACGAGAGAAACAATAGGTAGTAATAGAAATCTAAAAATAAGAAAGTACAAGACTAATACTACTGGTATGGACAAGGAAAACTCACGACTAGgcactaaccttctaccctaattctcgacctttACACCTTCCTACTACCATGTCCAACCTCTAGATATCAAGGGAAATAAAAAACAGctcaaaaataatcaattacAGGAGAAACCCTCTCTACTCCCAATTGAACCAAAACAACAGATAAATTATCGCTGCTGCCTTCTAAAAATGCTTTCTGAACAAGTTGTTTAGCCAATAATGCTGTATCTGAATTGTCCTCTGCCTCATTTATAAAGTCACAGACTTTTTGGGgacttaagctttcaaatattCCATCAGAAGCCACCACCAAAAACTCATCCTCTGAAGTTAAATGTAGCCAATCAGTAACCTCTGGAGTAGcaataattccatattttttcATAGACACATCACCAATTGCTCGAGTCATGGGAAAGTGTCCCATTAGCAGATCAGGAACATTATTATTATAACTATGAGTAAATACTCCTCCAGAAGCTTCAACCCTAGCCCTCTCCTCCAACCTATATGCATTATGATCTCTCGTCAACTCCTTAACCGAAGAACCGGAGCAAATAAACGCTTTCGAATCGCCAACATTTGCTACTAAAACATGACTATTGTTATATATAAGAGCAACAACAGCAGTAGATCCCGAATAAAGTTCATGTTCAAGAGCAACCTTAGAGAATTCTGCATCAATTTCCTCAATAGTTTGCACTAATGATGAATTTAGGAATTCCATATAATTAGAAGATTGTTCAGCGTAAGTTTTAAggataaacttttccaaaaaGAGCTTTGACGCCATGTCACTAGCAGCCGATCCAATATGACCATCAAATACTGCGACAGCGCCAACGCTTACCACATCAAGGCCGTCATCATTGGGTCTAAAGAAAGGAATACTAAGATCAAGGTTGCATGTTACTCGATCCTCCTGGTATTTCCTTCTTCCTTGGATCGAGGCAAATTCACAATCTTGAGTTGAAACATCTGATAGATCAACACCGTAGTTTGCTTTGACAAGCTTTTCTTCAGGTTTAGGCTTAAACTTCGCAACTAAAATAGGGTTTTTCGTCAAAATTGCAATAACACAGACAAGTAAAGATCCATATATGATAGTAATACTCACCCTCTTCCAATTAGTTCTGAGTTGTTTTTCTCTATCTATACAGGGAACAGCATCCATACATTGGGCCATCTCAGCGACAAAAAATACGTATAGATGATGAATCCTATAGCCCTAGCGGCTGTTGCCTTTTATAAGAATTTTGGATGCTACTATGCATATGCATGCAACCCAATAATTAATTGAGCCACCGTAACGCATGAATAGTAATCGTTCTTTACAATTTAGAAAAGCAAAGGCACCagtggtctagtggtagaatagtacccTGCCACGGTACAGACCCGGGTTCGATTCCCGGCTGGTGCAATATTGTtaattttttaattcacaaaataGAGAGCTTGTTTTTGGAAATTAAAAATTACTCCAGGGGTGTTGCGAGAATCGAACTCACGACCTCTCGCACCCGAAGCGAGAATCATACCACTAGACCAAACACCCAGTTGCGACCGACTCGTAGGTTTCTGCTATTATTTACTTCCTTCTATAACTAATTTAGGTTGGAGTATGAAAGTGTTTTTAATTGATGCAAAAAGAAAGCA
Proteins encoded in this region:
- the LOC107792605 gene encoding putative protein phosphatase 2C 76 — encoded protein: MAQCMDAVPCIDREKQLRTNWKRVSITIIYGSLLVCVIAILTKNPILVAKFKPKPEEKLVKANYGVDLSDVSTQDCEFASIQGRRKYQEDRVTCNLDLSIPFFRPNDDGLDVVSVGAVAVFDGHIGSAASDMASKLFLEKFILKTYAEQSSNYMEFLNSSLVQTIEEIDAEFSKVALEHELYSGSTAVVALIYNNSHVLVANVGDSKAFICSGSSVKELTRDHNAYRLEERARVEASGGVFTHSYNNNVPDLLMGHFPMTRAIGDVSMKKYGIIATPEVTDWLHLTSEDEFLVVASDGIFESLSPQKVCDFINEAEDNSDTALLAKQLVQKAFLEGSSDNLSVVLVQLGVERVSPVIDYF
- the LOC107792606 gene encoding uncharacterized protein LOC107792606; the protein is MYIIFKSGNHRTLMGIWGQRKTFLFTFFYILFVPYQLEACHLVDKVALLEFKQKITFDPSKLFQTWTSTTDCCKSWEGIACDSFGRVVNVSRPGLSSGEDFIIDTSVSGTLSPSLSKLSFLELLDLSNLKDLTGPIPPEFGKLSRLSYLFLDTNKLSGSIPVTFKYLYQLKKLYLSDNTLSGTIPSNIFDGFLSLSELGLSGNQFSGPIPSSIGNLLSLTKLDMSHNKFSRSIPESIGKLKNLEYIDLSENQLSGKIPNSIGNLSKLVLMYVNQNQLKGNIPSSISGLSSLIFCRLSENQLSGSIPPSIGSLPKIQRLIFENNKLSGKLPAALGHLATLTDMFFSNNLFTGKIPSSFGNLQSLQTLDLSRNKLSGEIPHQLVKLVRLQALDLSYNPLGLSRIPNWFQNLKVFRLILAKTGIRGQLPSWLASSSCSTLDLSSNGLTGKLPKWIGNMTSLSFLNLSNNAFHLSIPDEFRNLSLLMDLDLHSNKFSGNLRAIFSKNFQDPLGRYNSINLAYNMFKGPLDKNTGNEPVMTSIVSLSLSHNPLTGHIPKSFGNLTSLQEIKLAENGLSGGIPKELGNAKELKTILLSNNDLEGAIPEEVLNLKELEEFNVSGNRLSGQIPPHKANIPKSAFQGNHGLCGAPLPPCKHS